One Bradyrhizobium sp. ISRA464 genomic window carries:
- a CDS encoding thioredoxin family protein, whose amino-acid sequence MATTATQVVPDTPAAEFRLPATDGKTYARDDVAGEKGTVVVFICNHCPYVKAMIDRMVSDARVLMSEGVGFAAICSNDAASYPEDSFENMKRFAKAHDFPFPYLHDETQTVARAYGAVCTPDFFGYNADRKLKYRGRLDEGRTTPPRAGAPRELVEAMRAIATTGMAPADQKASIGCSIKWKDEKSRALS is encoded by the coding sequence ATGGCGACAACAGCGACCCAAGTCGTTCCTGATACGCCGGCGGCGGAGTTCCGGCTTCCGGCCACCGATGGCAAGACTTACGCACGGGACGACGTTGCGGGCGAAAAAGGCACGGTCGTCGTCTTCATCTGTAACCATTGTCCCTATGTTAAAGCGATGATCGACCGCATGGTTTCGGACGCCCGCGTGCTGATGTCGGAGGGCGTCGGCTTTGCAGCTATTTGCTCGAACGATGCGGCGAGCTATCCCGAAGACTCATTTGAGAATATGAAGCGCTTCGCGAAAGCTCATGATTTCCCGTTTCCATATCTCCACGACGAGACCCAGACAGTCGCTCGAGCGTATGGAGCGGTCTGTACGCCGGACTTCTTCGGTTACAATGCCGACCGGAAGCTCAAGTATCGCGGCCGGCTCGACGAAGGCCGCACGACTCCGCCTCGCGCGGGGGCGCCGCGAGAGCTTGTCGAGGCCATGCGTGCGATTGCGACCACCGGTATGGCGCCGGCTGACCAAAAGGCGTCTATTGGCTGCTCGATCAAATGGAAGGACGAAAAAAGCCGAGCCCTGTCCTAA